In Sulfitobacter albidus, the following proteins share a genomic window:
- the fzlA gene encoding FtsZ-binding protein FzlA produces the protein MARLYHVPLSPYCRKVRLSLAEKKIEVDLIEERYWEQDPDFLRRNPAGKVPVLRLDGIMMSESAAICEYIEETRPEPPLLPHDPVERMEVRRLVSWFDDKFHHEVTAKLLYERVNKKVMKAGYPDSKNVKAGAKAIKFHLGYMTWLLDQRRWLAGNVMTLADFAAAAHLSSLDYISDVDWKSCPEVKDWYAKIKSRPAFRGILADQVPGFPPPRHYNDLDF, from the coding sequence ATGGCCCGCCTCTACCACGTTCCGCTGTCGCCCTATTGCCGCAAGGTGCGCCTGAGCCTCGCCGAAAAGAAGATCGAAGTCGATCTGATCGAGGAACGCTATTGGGAACAGGATCCCGATTTCCTGCGCCGCAACCCGGCGGGCAAGGTGCCGGTGCTGCGGCTTGACGGGATCATGATGAGCGAGAGTGCGGCGATCTGCGAATACATTGAGGAGACGCGCCCCGAGCCGCCATTGCTGCCCCATGATCCGGTGGAGCGGATGGAGGTGCGCCGCCTTGTCAGCTGGTTTGACGACAAGTTCCACCATGAGGTGACGGCCAAGCTGCTGTACGAGCGGGTGAACAAGAAGGTGATGAAAGCGGGCTATCCGGATAGCAAGAACGTGAAGGCTGGGGCCAAGGCGATCAAGTTCCACCTTGGCTATATGACGTGGCTGCTGGACCAGCGGCGTTGGCTGGCGGGGAATGTGATGACGCTGGCGGATTTTGCCGCCGCAGCACATCTGTCGTCGCTCGATTATATCTCGGACGTGGATTGGAAAAGCTGCCCGGAGGTAAAGGACTGGTACGCCAAGATCAAATCCCGCCCGGCGTTTCGCGGGATACTGGCCGATCAGGTGCCCGGGTTTCCGCCGCCGCGTCACTACAATGACCTTGATTTCTGA
- the mtgA gene encoding monofunctional biosynthetic peptidoglycan transglycosylase — protein sequence MAKRAIKAKSTRGKAKAPERMPIRKRVRRAIWRTVAIAFLGVVGAVLLGAVVNPPTTAYMFSESRRLGGVDHEWVPIEEIAPVMARAAVAAEDANFCNHWGLDVAAIRLAIAEGSNRGASTISQQTVKNVYLWHGRSYVRKAMEAGITPLMEAVWSKRRILEVYLNVAEFDEGVFGVEAAARHYFGVGPEALTARQASALAAVLPAPKDRSASRPTNFLQKRAAQIRSGAATIRADGRAECFES from the coding sequence ATGGCGAAGCGGGCGATAAAAGCGAAATCCACTAGAGGCAAGGCAAAGGCGCCCGAGCGGATGCCGATCCGAAAGCGCGTGCGCCGTGCGATCTGGCGCACGGTCGCGATCGCCTTTCTGGGGGTCGTGGGCGCCGTGCTGCTGGGTGCTGTCGTGAACCCGCCGACGACTGCCTACATGTTCTCCGAAAGTCGCCGTTTGGGGGGCGTGGATCACGAATGGGTGCCCATCGAGGAGATCGCGCCCGTGATGGCCCGCGCCGCCGTCGCCGCGGAGGACGCGAATTTCTGCAATCACTGGGGGCTGGATGTGGCCGCGATCCGGCTGGCGATTGCCGAAGGGTCGAACCGGGGCGCGTCGACCATCAGCCAGCAAACGGTCAAGAATGTGTACCTTTGGCACGGGCGCAGCTATGTGCGCAAAGCAATGGAAGCGGGGATCACGCCGCTGATGGAGGCGGTCTGGTCGAAACGGCGCATCCTCGAGGTCTATCTGAATGTCGCGGAGTTCGACGAGGGTGTGTTCGGCGTGGAGGCGGCGGCGCGGCATTATTTTGGCGTCGGACCCGAAGCGTTGACCGCGCGGCAGGCATCGGCGCTGGCCGCCGTTTTGCCAGCGCCCAAGGATCGTTCTGCCAGTCGGCCCACAAATTTCCTGCAAAAGCGGGCCGCACAGATCCGCTCCGGCGCGGCCACTATCCGCGCGGACGGCCGGGCGGAATGTTTCGAGAGTTGA
- a CDS encoding SGNH/GDSL hydrolase family protein, giving the protein MRHFILTAFLFLTACVGGGPQSGDILLLGDSVMAWNGSDNADIGNVIADRLDRRVSVRAVPGAQFDNASGLASAVGFDIQAQYPGGAWNWVVLNGGANDLGFDDCGCGDCARVVDALIGPDAATGKIPAFLNRLRASGSRVLWMGYYTSPGTSFAGCTDDLIVLEGRIARYAEARGDTFFFDGEDVIVRENPDHFANDDTHPSREGSALLGTALADLIARAEGRSQ; this is encoded by the coding sequence ATGCGCCATTTCATCCTGACCGCCTTTCTGTTTCTGACTGCCTGTGTGGGCGGTGGCCCGCAATCGGGTGACATCCTTTTGTTGGGCGACAGCGTGATGGCGTGGAACGGCAGTGACAACGCCGATATCGGCAATGTCATCGCCGACAGGCTTGACCGGCGGGTATCGGTGCGGGCGGTGCCGGGGGCGCAGTTCGACAACGCGTCGGGCCTCGCCTCGGCCGTGGGGTTCGACATTCAGGCGCAATATCCAGGCGGCGCGTGGAACTGGGTGGTGCTGAACGGGGGCGCCAATGATCTGGGATTTGACGATTGCGGCTGCGGGGATTGCGCGCGGGTTGTTGATGCGCTGATCGGGCCGGACGCGGCGACCGGAAAGATCCCCGCGTTCCTGAACCGGTTGCGCGCGTCCGGATCAAGGGTGCTGTGGATGGGGTATTACACCTCGCCGGGCACGTCCTTTGCCGGCTGCACCGACGATCTGATCGTGCTTGAGGGGCGCATCGCGCGCTATGCCGAGGCGCGAGGCGATACGTTCTTTTTCGACGGGGAGGATGTGATTGTGCGCGAGAACCCCGATCATTTTGCGAACGACGACACGCATCCCTCGCGCGAGGGGAGTGCCCTTCTGGGCACGGCGCTGGCCGATCTGATCGCGCGCGCCGAGGGCCGTTCACAATAA
- a CDS encoding Hint domain-containing protein has protein sequence MPTTYKDQFFEIDPGTSPAPGTPVTVFRAQMTDVNDNGLIDDNDNDLFNGVQITRVWEGDTLTVNVPGVGTVTYTGTTFYLATGNPVFTPTDGQVLQNGTVAGSSFVTSSTEMDVGDFGPTCFTTGARIDVPGGMRRIEEIAVGDLVETLDDGAQPVRAILRQTVRAYGAFAPIHFAAGALGQERAFAVSPEHRMLIADWRAALLMGCDEALVAAKHLVNGTSVQRIEGGSVTYIHLVFDDHQIVTADGCQSESCLPDPALIARMDPKQVELLQLFGAESVRTVAHRAEAICLRAA, from the coding sequence ATGCCGACGACCTACAAGGACCAGTTTTTCGAGATCGATCCGGGCACGTCCCCGGCCCCCGGCACACCGGTCACGGTGTTCCGGGCGCAGATGACGGATGTGAACGACAACGGATTGATCGACGACAATGACAACGATCTGTTCAACGGAGTGCAGATCACGCGGGTCTGGGAGGGCGATACGCTGACGGTCAACGTGCCGGGCGTGGGCACTGTCACCTATACCGGCACGACATTCTATCTGGCGACCGGCAACCCGGTGTTCACGCCGACAGACGGGCAGGTTCTGCAAAACGGGACGGTTGCGGGCAGCAGTTTCGTCACTTCCAGCACCGAGATGGACGTCGGTGACTTTGGGCCGACCTGTTTCACCACCGGCGCGCGGATCGACGTGCCCGGCGGCATGCGTCGCATCGAGGAGATCGCCGTGGGCGATCTGGTGGAGACATTGGACGACGGCGCGCAGCCCGTGCGGGCGATCCTGCGCCAGACGGTGCGGGCCTACGGCGCCTTTGCGCCCATCCATTTTGCGGCCGGCGCGCTGGGACAAGAGCGCGCCTTTGCCGTATCGCCCGAACACCGGATGCTGATTGCTGATTGGCGCGCGGCACTATTAATGGGGTGTGACGAGGCGTTGGTGGCGGCGAAACATCTCGTCAACGGGACGAGCGTGCAGCGGATCGAGGGCGGATCGGTGACCTATATCCATCTGGTCTTTGACGATCACCAGATCGTGACCGCCGACGGCTGCCAATCGGAAAGCTGCCTGCCCGATCCCGCGCTGATCGCGCGGATGGACCCAAAACAAGTGGAATTGCTGCAACTCTTCGGGGCGGAATCCGTGCGCACTGTGGCGCATCGGGCCGAAGCGATCTGTTTACGCGCGGCCTGA